A window of Rhododendron vialii isolate Sample 1 chromosome 11a, ASM3025357v1 genomic DNA:
ATAAACGAGGACAAATGGACCAAGCACAAATCCTAATGTCCGATGCCGTTTCCAAATTACAGCTTCAAGAACGCAACCTGGCTCTCTTCTACTGCAATTTGATCGACTCTCACTCCAAACACAGATCGAAACCGGGGCTTTTCGATTCCTATACACGTCTCAAGCTGCTGATGAGTAGTTCAAGCTCTTTATATGTGAAACGTCGCGCATTTGAAGCAATGATGAGTGGATTGTGTGCGATGGACCTACCTTTTGAAGCTGAGAATTTGATGGAAGAAATGAGAGATTTAGCACTCAAGCCATCTGTGTTTGAGTTTAGGTCTGTGATATACGCATATGGAAGATTAGGTTTGTTGAATGATATGAAGAGGTGTTTGAATCTAATGGAGAGTGAGGGTTTGGGGTTAGATACAGTTTGCTCAAATATGATCCTAACGTCATTTGGAGCTCACGGCGAACTCTCAGAGATGGTTCTATGGCTCCGAAGGATTAGGAATTCAGGTGTTGGATTATCGATTCGAACTTATAACTCGGCATTGAAGTCGTGCCCGACAATCACAGAACTGCTTCAAGACCTCGAAGGTGTTCCCACTACTATCCAAGAGTTGATGGACAATTTACAAGGTGACGAGGGCTTGTTGGTCCAAGAGTTGATTGGATCAACGGTTTTGGAGGATACAATGGAGTGGAATTCGCTTGAAGGGAAGTTGGATTTGCATGGGATGCACTTGGGGTCTGCCTATTTGATTATGTTACAGTGGAGAGAGGAGCTCCGGTCAAGGTTTAAGGAAGGGAATTGCATTGTTCCGGCAGAGATTACAGTGGTTTGCGGGATGGGAAAGCACAGTGCTGTAAGGGGAGAGTCACCAATGAAGCGATTGGTCAAACAGATGATGATTTGGATGAAATGTCCAATGAGAATTGACCGGAACAATGTTGGATGTTTTGTTGCCAAGGGACGCGTGTTGAAAGACTGGTTAGGTTCATCTAACGCATTCTGCTAAGGCTTGTGAGAGTCGGGGAGAGTAATCCAATCATCGTGCCATAGTAGCTATCTCCATGTTTTACATGGGTCTTGTTAGAAAACTAGACAAGGAGCCTCGTTAGAAAATCTCTTGAACTGTTTGCTGCAGATGGAAATAGAGTCTGCAGCACTAGAGGAATTAATTGTAAACATTCTGTCATTTGCAAAACAGGAACCAACCTGATATTAGCATTATCTCCGCAACATAAACACATTAACCTAAACTAAAGGTATACCAAACGCATCTTTACATTGAACCTGGAATCAAAGTTGATCTCAAATGATCTTTTAGATAAACATGCAAAATTAAGTGTCCTGCAGACAAATTTCCAGTTTCCGCAGGGGAGCAGAGTAAGGAACCAAACTCGCCTAATGATCTCATTGTAATCTCTGCTCTAGCTTACATTAGTATAAGGAGCTTTCTGTTTGATGTAAACCACCTCAACAGTGCTTCAGAGTTCCTGAAGCATTGAATCTACCTCAAAAGGAAATAGGCTGGGATTTTCTGCTATATTTTTGGTTTCACATGTCTTCTGCTATTATTTTGCTGCCTACCACTTGGCAATGGCACCAAAATTACCCAGAAGCAGATGAATTGTTCAGATGTTAATGACAAAGGGCAGCGTGTAATACTCAAGTTCAAGTTTAACTACATTCTTTAACCAAAAGCTCTTTGCCCACGTCTGCATCTGTTGCGGCTCAAGCCATGGATTCATTCCGATGAACATTGAAATAGTCAACTCTCCCAGCAATCCTCCAATTAAACTGCACCGGaaagcaaaaaataatatatCAAATACggatcttttttttctttttttttaacagcaaaatacGGATCTTTACAGCAATCTCCAAGTTAGGCAAATTTTAGATAGCTGACAAGTGTGTCCTAGCCTTCCAACTCCTTTATTCCAGTTAATCCAACTGTGAGTATTTTAGATAGCTGACAATTGTGTCCTAGCCTTCCAACACCATTATTCCATTTAATCCAACTGTGAGTCTGAGTaattatgagatttttttttttggtaaataagtAATTATGAGATTAACCTTGATTCTACCATATTTACATGCAATACACCAAGTTGTTTAATCTTTATCACATATATTTTGGACACATGGAAACTTAATTGTACCACATTGGATAAGTGAAACAGAGCAGAATAGCTGCTGGTAATCTCTCAAGGAAATGACAAGCATTGATCCACTACTAGTGCAAGTTTCTTATTCACAGGAAATCTTGAcacccttaattttttttaattggtatTAAGTATTAACCAAGCAGTCTGGCTGAATATCCCAAGTCTTCACATAAAAGGTAACGAAATCCACTTTGATATTCTGCATATCTTTTAACTGACGTCTACGCACAATACAGTTGGCCTGTCATTGTCAACACTCCAATAAGTGGTCCTAATGTTGCTTGAACTAGGTGTGCACTGCAGCACTGTGCACTAAATGCACCATCACAAGTCTGGGATCAGCAACAGGGAGAAGTCGGTCAAACTAGGTAGAAGCTCTTTTCTTTGAGGTACATTCTCTCACGCAAAGTAAAGTTAAAAGGAAGATTGCTCTTTTCCTGGTGCAGATTGTACGTTCACCCGAACTGTAAATAATATATCAAATTCATGAAAGATACTCACCTGCCACTGGCAAGTAGTGTCTTGGAGAAAGAGACTTTCTTCTCTCTACCATGACTGCATTCATCGATGAGAAAATTGAGCTGTATCATCAATGACGAGCTTGGTAGCAAGAAAACATTTTATGATCTGGTGGCTGTACAATGTGGAGTATCATTGAGGTAAGCAAACAAATAGATATATAGAGACACCAAAACACAATTTCAGAGCCAACACTTTACCTAAGCTTTATTGCCAAAAAGACACTTGATGATGGCTTCGATATTGTCCTTCATAGGTCTCTAATCACATCACGTACCCTAATGCTCGAAAGTGAACGACAATGCCAAcagcaaaaagcaaaagaaccATGCATCAAAGAGTTTCCACCACCTGATAAAGCTTATTCACTTCTGTTTTCTTGTCCAACATCAAAAAGTTAAGTCGTTCCCATTCTTAGTGTACTAACCTGTAACAAGAAATATGGTACATTAATATAACCATCAAAAGACAAAATACAGCGGCTTCTAGTACATTCAAAAATGGTGAAAGGCTGAATCAAGTTTCAATAGGACTTGGGACGCTGTTAATGTTGAGGAAGCTGCTAGACTTTCGGCAAAATTAAATGTACGAGTATCTTATGGACAAATAGACACAAGGGGGAAGAAATACACCTTACACAAGTGCACCATTCCGAGGTATGAGAATGGCTCATAATCTCGATTTACCTTTGTTTTATGCCTTTGATGAGACAAATAAAGAGTCATTAGGATCCTATCACCTTATGTTCCATGGTGTTTTCCTATGAATTACATGGTTCCAAAACACCGGGAAAGATGTGTGAAACAACCGAACAGAAAGACATGACTCAACTAGGTATTCAGCTCTAATGGAACTTAGTTATCGAGGCCATATCTCAACAAGATGGAAACCAGTgacaacagaaaagaaaaaaacatggcATACCAAGCCCCGATGAATTCAGCAAACACGTCTTTAGTTTGCACCTCTTAAAACCAAGGCATCCACCATATATACATCTTTCCTAGGTTTTTGTGCGAAACTGCTTCTGCAATTAAGCGACGCGCCTGTCCTTCTACAGCGAGAGGCAGAGATGGTGCAGCTCCAACGCCAACAACAACTCCTTGCAGTCGTGCTTCGATATTACTGATGGCACGCTGCAATTTTCAGAGACAAAATTGTTGAGTCTTATGTCCTTACAAGATTTTGCCCACAAATTGATATTTTTGACTGAACTCAGAAAGACAAGATCAAATATGTGAAATGAATAAAGCATCACCAGAGTCGCCAAATCCATATTCTgagttcttttcttgtttttgataTTGATAATTTGATATGTCAAAAGGAAATCAATCAACTTAAACAGAAGCATAATCCTAAATATTTTAATTCTATGACTAAATGAAACTAGCTTAACATGAACTTACACTTGCAGTCATAACTGACCAGCCAAAATTAATTCCCTACTATGTAAAACTAAGATAACAGCAAAACGAGCCTGGAAAATGGAGTGCATAATGAAGTCCTGAGATTCGAAGAACAGCCCTTTTCTGCTAGTTGATTCACAAACTGGCTAGCTTCATATGATTTTGTAGAACAGTTTGCAGCCAAAATTACACATTCTATGCATAAAGTTGTCTTGGCAAAGTTCTTGTAAATGCCATTGCATGGGCAAGTCATAATTGATTCGACAACTATAGTTTTGCTTAAAAAAGATTTGGCAGTCACATCTAAGTCACCAACTGATTTCAACTTCTCAGACTTCGAAATTGACCAAGGTTAAGAAACAACTTTGAAAGCGTCGATAAAATAGACGAAAAAGAGAACAATGAAGATTCTAACCTGGGCATGGGGATTCTGAACTTCTACTCCACTGGACTTGTGAGATTTAGTCCATTCCACAAGTGGAtcatggataaaagtttccagGACACTCACTAGAGTCTCCCTATGGGCCCTGAGTACAGAAAGTGTGATCTCACAAACCCTCAGAAAAATACCCTCATATCCAGTAATGCCCAATCCATCAATCACATTCTGTAGATCCAATCAGAGAATTCAATTGAAGAAATTAGCTGTCATGCAGAACAGAAGAGTTTAAATTAATTGCCAAGAATGCACTTGATTGAGGTGAGAATACCGCATTTTTACAAACTCAGTATTTTGTTTGGTGCAATCATGAATTCTAAACTTCATTGGCAATACATGCGTACAGAGTTCATCAGAAAAATGATCACAACTTGGCCTCTGGACAACAGCTAAAATTTGGCCATAATGTGCAGGTCATATAACTATGTGCTTTTCTTACCTGGGTTAGCCTGAAAGGCACCAGCTCAGGTTTCTCCAACTGCAAACCTTTGTCAAATAAGCAACTGAAATCAACATGAATACAGTCCCCTGTGGTAGAATCGAAAAGAATATTTTCCCCGTGCCTATCTCCAAGGCCCACAATGTGCCCAACCATTGACCAAACTGCAGCAGTGTGTGAATATGCAACTCGAGCCCTGAACCAAGCAGCTGGTTCAGAAAATGtgttcaaaaaccatttgtgaAAAGCTGGAGGAAACATCGGAAGAATTTTGTTCTTCAGCATCTCATCTTCTGGCGTTTTCCCTTGGCATTGATCATAAATTCGCTTGATTTGCGGATTTGTCTTATTCCTGTCAAATTTCCCACAGCTTATATAAATGTCTTGAAGTATATGTCGGAGCCCACGAGTGTGGGGAACCCACTCAACCATACCACAGTCCTCCGTTAGGGGAATCACTGCAAAGGTGCGAATGTAAAGCTTCCTCCTGCGACTTTCTGGGCACTTGGACAATAAACGGTTTATCATAGCATTAAATTCCATCATGCGTGCATCTTTTCTGAGGTCATCCTTGGGTTTGCAAAGGAATGGACGTTCAATGCCATCGCTACCCAGAAGAACCACCTGTAAACAACAACGTATGGGACTTATGTTATGAAGATGATGCATAGGCAGCATAGTGAAAGCTTCAATGACCTCAAGGACAAACTATCAAGTGCATCTCTACCATGTCATAGAGGCAAAAAAAATAGACTCCTCCAAAGATTTGGCTGAACAAAGTCAACATGACCATAAAGTATAGAAAGATAGGGCCTATTCCAACTATCTGAATAGACAGATAGTACACATGAGCTTGCAAGGAGGTGCTTTCCACTTCTTTTAGGTTTGCAATGAGAAAATTTGGTTTCTCTACTTCATGATCCGTGGGTAAATCTTATCAAGGGCATATCTACCAGGGTAACCTGTCCAGCAGTTTGAGAAGGCAAGAGAACAAATATACTCTTGAACGAAAAGATGGTGATGGCTCTTCAACACCAATTTCCGGAACATTATAAATGTGATCATAACCGATCAAAAAATCTTGAACCAGATGGGAAAGCAATTAGAAATACTTGTGAAAACATGTTCAAGCAATCTGATTCGAACGACAGATCATACAAGAAGCTTACTTTCTTGGGTCGCTGAAGAGACGAAAGGATCTCAGCTTCATCAGCAATACCTGATATTGTCGGAAGGTCTGTGGCCGAGAAGATATCAGATCTAAGCGAGTCAGACAGATCCATATCATATGTGGGTAGATTTACCGTCAGGGACTGCTGGATGGGCATTATGATTTCCAGTGGCATCATCCTCTTCAATGCACTGAATTCAGTTGAGATGTTGATGGTCCTTGCCTTTGACTGACCAGCATGGAAGCACAACCTGATTAGATGATCAACCAGGGTAGCAAACTGAACAAACAAGTTATTTCCATTGTTTCCCTGACTTGACAATTTTCTCGCAGCTTGTATGATCTCCGCAGCAGCCTCTCTCCTTGAAGGTACTGTGGACTTTGAAACTGCCGCCATAATCCAGAGGGCTTGCTGTGGGTATTGCCGTAGAACAGAGGTGATAATGTGTTTGACCAAACGCACAATTTCGTCATTTTGGTGGCAAATTCTGGAAACTAACTGAGGAAGCACTGTTAACCACTGATATGTGGGCAGATCCTTTAAACACCCTCGCATGATGCCCATTacctgaaaagaaaggaaaaaacggCATTAATTGATAAATGGTGAAGAAGAGCAAAGTCACCCTTTTATTTTGGACAATATAAGATCGGGACACTAAGATCACCACCTTCACATGGACATTTTTCATATCTTTATTGGATGAACCACTTCTCTGATAAATgcttccaaaatcaaaccaaaggGTTAACAACCTTGGAAGGGCTTGAAAGAGATTCTTGTGGCCTCTATGAAGACCCTTCGCATAGTATAACAGTACATCAGGAAGGTAGGACCACCAATGCTTTTCCAAATTCGTAGAAACAACAGTCGCCGAAACAGATGGAACCCTGGGACCTAGATCAAAATTATCCTCCTGCCGTTTTCTGGTATCAACAAGCAGTTCATCACAATACTTAGCCACATAAAAGTATCCTTTCTCCCACTTGGGCTGGAGATCTCTCACCCTAGAATACAGACCGATGACATCTTCCTTCTGCCTCTGGCCAGTATAATGGATCCACCTCGAGTAGAGGAGGAGAGTTTTTGCAATATCCAGATTATCATTGAAGGCTGGAGTATCACAGAGTAAAGGAGGTGGGTTCAGTGGAACCACTGACAAGCTGGTGATAGATGACACGGCAGCAGAACCAATAACCTCCACTGGCATGTTCAGCAGATTTTGCTGCAGCTCTGCAATGGCACCATCTGATCTCCTAGTACTCCACAGAAGCTTAGCCTTTTCCATGTGAACATTAGGTGCCCCAGAAGCCTTGGCTTCTAGAATTGCTCGATTAGCTGTCTCGTAATGACCAGCCGATCGACAGAGTTTTGCATACTGCAGCCAGTAGTTCCCAACTCGAGCACCAAGACCACTGGCACCAAAAACCAGTCTCCGGAAAGCTAAGAGTGGCTCCCTCGTCCACAGAGATGGTTGTGTAAATCTGAGCCGATTTTCCCAATTGTCCGCCACTTTTGAGAATCCAGATTCACCCAAATGGAATGATTTCTCCAAGAAAGATTCACCGACAAGGAGACTATGGAAGTCTTCCAACTCCCTTAGCATGTGAAGCTTTACAACAAATGGGTAAGCCCGGATATAGGAGTCCATTCCAGCAGCAGCTAAAGGAGCAATCAGAGCTTGTTTTGAGAGTGCAATTCGTTCAGCAACTGAGAATTGATCTTTTTTCATCATTGCCTGCAGAATCTTTGCAACATCCATGTCAAAGGAAGCATTGCTCTCAGAACTGCTACAAAGTAAACCTTCTTCATCAGCTCCATTAAGGAACTCATCCATCAGGTTCCACCTGCCAAGCCTCCATGCAGCCTGAATACCTTGCATACACCATGTTTTCTTGTACTGAGGAACCCTAGAAATCAATCCATCTACATGAGTGACCATCGCCTGCAAATGGCACATGTTTAGCAGACAGTTGAGAACATCTGAATGCCTCTGAACTGAAGTGGGTTCCATCTGCAAAGCCTGTTCGCAAGAAGTCAAAACTTCTGCCCAATTTCCCGCTTTCTTGTTTATTAAGAGCTGGTCTTGCAAGCTTTTAGATTTGCGTAGACATGCCAAACCAGACAAACCATCAGGCTCATCCAAGCAGCTGTATATTTCCATTAGAAGTGAGacatcttcatcttcaaataTGCCACTCCTCGTAGCTGCAGGGTTAAAAGATCCCGACTTTTCCTGCACGTGAGACTCAAAGTACAACAAAGACCTCGCATAAGCCTGACACCTGAATGAGGCCCTAGAAAGGGTTACCTTAGGAATTGCAGCCAAAAGCTCTGAAACATATTTACACTGCATAAGGACTTGGTCTGAATTTactgaagtattcatattttgatcttttaaCTTGGAAGCTTGTTGCTTAGAATTTGATGATTGAAGAGACTGAGCAAGAGCAATCTCTTGCTCAACATCATCCACCCATTGGCCAAGATTATCAAGAAGAGTGAACACAGCCTGAATGCAAACTTCACTTTGCCGAGAATTGATTCCATGAATCGCAGCCACACTATTCTCTGATACTGCAGCATCAAGAACACTTAGGATCTCCTCCGTTATGCCACATCGTGCCTCCTCAGTGCCATGGCAGACAGCATCAAGGACCAAATATGGCAGCAGATATATTGCTGTTTGCATATCGTGACGCACTATCCCTCGGCAAGAATTGAAAATACTTGCACGGGAACCAGTTGCATGCACAGTCAACTTTCTTATCCAGAAATATATCCATCTTCTAAAAGACATGGAAGGCCGGTAAATAGGTCCAGCAGATGATGAATCTGCCACATTTGGAAGCTGAAATCTTGAGGTTAAACAAGGAGCAATTATCTCTTTCACATAGGTGGAGAAACGGTCCCACAACCTCTGACCCCTACCATTCATTCCACTGGTATTAGAATTGATCTTGATCCCAGGAGGAGGGACATTCAAAGGTTGTTTACACTTCAGTGTCTGTAACGCAGAAGCTGTATCATTTTCATCTAGTGATGCCTCACAACCCGCAATCTTCAGAAGCTCCTGTATAGCCAATGCTGCAGAGTCTTGGATAATGGTGTCAGGCGCAGCTCTAAAAGCCCTTGCCAGATGCTTGTGGATCAACTCGAATATCAAATCGTCATCTGAACAAGCAATTTTAAAGCGCTGGCTTGAAGCACCCTTTACTTTAGCAGGATCAACTGCACCAAGTGCTCCAAGGCAATCAGCACATACCAACTTCAGCCGCTGTCCCACTGAAGTTCTTGATTCTTCTGCACAACCTCTAAGCAAGGAAATAATCAAAGAACTCAAGACGTCCATATCCGAACCTACTTCCCCAGTGACAAAAGTAGTGACGTCCTCCCTTCTCAGGTTCAGCAATTTGCACAGCTCGCTACTCACCATGTACCTAACATTCAAATTCTCGTGATTTAGACCATCAACAATATCCCGCAATTGGTCTTTCAACGTTGTGGATCCACGTGCTTCTTCTATCACTTTGTTCACTCCTCTTAGGGCAGGAATATTGGGCAAAGGAGGGAACTCACAGATATGCTGCTTCAGGATATTCCTATTCTCAAAAACAAGTTCTTCTAAGATTTCCACAATTTTACTGAAATTTGAAGAATGCCTATCCCGCTCCAACAAGGGAATAAGAGCAGCAAAAACTTGAGATATTACATGTTTAGTACTAGAAGGTGCTAGCTTTACCAACTGCTTTATGAAAAAGTGTAAGACACAGAGACCCTCAGCCTGCAGTGGCTCTTTATCAATAACATACATGAGAAGAACCATGAGTTTAGGTACGTAAGTTCTAAGGTGGGAACCCATCATATTGATCAGCATCTCTATACGTTTTATGGCTTGTTTCTGCAATAACAGGTCCTCCGTGTGAATCAATTTTCTATCCATACTGTTAAGAAGACCAACAAAGTGATTCTTCAAAAATCCTGGAAGATCATCAGAATCAGTTAAAATTCTTGCAACTTCTTTTATCATCTGAGGCACCTTAGCTAACCTGCAAACACAAACTAAAAGCGCTTACTGACAAATGCCACAATTTTACAGATGTAATAGCAGTACCATGAAAATGAGCATATATTCTCAGCTAAAGAGACCCTAAATCAGAAGCCCAGACCAACCAATTGAGGCTTGAAAAAAAGTTGACATCCATGTGGACTTTGGCAACATCAATGTTCTAAATTAATGTAAATgtagagagcgagagagagagagagagagagagagagagagagagatgccatTGAATTGTTCAAAATGCATACATAGGGAAGCAAAGCCCCTCTTAGGAATGTTCAAGATCAGAATACCCAAGAAAATCCAAGACAAAGAGTGCTTTATTGGACTCCAACCAACCAACAATGTCTTTGTCAATAGACTCAATCCTTAGAATCTAAAGATTGGTGAAGAATTGTGCACCTTTTGTTAGTCTCATCCAAATCACCATCTACAAAGCACACAAGTTCATCTAATAGTGCAGGCAATGCAGCTGCAAAAATCTCTTGGTTGTTGGATCCAGTCTGCACATGGTAAAACTGCAAAGCCGAGAGCAAATCTTCACTATCAGCTTGATGAAGGGCAAACGCAAGCACCTTTGGTAGCCAAGTCACGATCAGTTGCACCATATCTGTGTTCAAGCACCTGGCAAACTCATATAAGGTGACAACTGCTTGATCATTACCCTGTTGGGTGACTACAAGCTTTGGAAGGACAACAGGAATCATTTTTTTGACAAGTTCTTCAGTTTCAACTCCAAGGACAGCCTCTGCAAACTCTCTGACCATTTGCAGACGGCTTGCAAGCCTATTGGACAGATAATCATACAACTCATTCCGAACATGAATAACT
This region includes:
- the LOC131308667 gene encoding pentatricopeptide repeat-containing protein At2g17033 — translated: MTMAACFKVSSLQLPCNHLQPPGPPPNPIVRVRCALSKQAHRFLTSLSNNAAADDTSVSNRLIRKFVQSSSKSISLNALSHLLSPQTSHPHLSSLAFPLYLKISEATWFDWNPKLVADLIALLDKRGQMDQAQILMSDAVSKLQLQERNLALFYCNLIDSHSKHRSKPGLFDSYTRLKLLMSSSSSLYVKRRAFEAMMSGLCAMDLPFEAENLMEEMRDLALKPSVFEFRSVIYAYGRLGLLNDMKRCLNLMESEGLGLDTVCSNMILTSFGAHGELSEMVLWLRRIRNSGVGLSIRTYNSALKSCPTITELLQDLEGVPTTIQELMDNLQGDEGLLVQELIGSTVLEDTMEWNSLEGKLDLHGMHLGSAYLIMLQWREELRSRFKEGNCIVPAEITVVCGMGKHSAVRGESPMKRLVKQMMIWMKCPMRIDRNNVGCFVAKGRVLKDWLGSSNAFC